A genome region from Leptodactylus fuscus isolate aLepFus1 chromosome 6, aLepFus1.hap2, whole genome shotgun sequence includes the following:
- the APLP2 gene encoding amyloid beta precursor like protein 2 isoform X7, whose amino-acid sequence MAPFPALCAVLAAIIVPSLAGYIEALAANAAAGFAVSEPQVAMFCGKLNMHVNVQTGKWEPDPSGSRSCFQTKEEILQYCQEVYSDFQITNVVEANQPVSIDNWCKKGKKNCKGHSHIVLPYKCLVGDFVSDVLLVPEKCKFFHKERNDVCESHQHWQNVAREACMTEVMVLHSYGMLLPCAVDQFRGTEYVCCPQAKKIEEPLSKDDDEDDEEEEEEEEEDDYNSYKSEFPTEADVEDFTTAVEEDDDEEEEVEDEDDVVEDRDYYYDNYKEEDYNDETTTEPSNGKALSDKEIITDVKVPTTPAPVDDVDIYLETPADDNEHARFQKAKEQLEVRHRNRMDRAKKEWEDAERQAKNLPKAEKQTLMQHYQATVKALEKEAAHEKQQLVETHLERVEAMLNDKRRVALENYLSALQAESPRPHRILQALKRYVRAENKDRLHTIRHYQHVLTVDPEKAAQMKSQVMTHLRVIEERMNQSLSLLYKVPYVADQIQDEIDELFQEQRWDMDQFTSSFSESQGDVRVSSEESDETPVREGKPFRPMQVKTFPAISESEESARDYLPVRKGSGMADNKPLIGAEEKILNSKADKKVDSDGSLRTELSFSSNTLIGLLVIAVAIATIIVISLVLLRKRQYGTISHGIVEVDPMLTPEERHLNKMQNHGYENPTYKYLEQMQI is encoded by the exons GCCTTGGCTGCTAATGCTGCAGCTGGGTTTGCGGTTTCCGAGCCACAAGTAGCGATGTTTTGTGGAAAATTAAACATGCATGTGAACGTTCAGACTGGAAAATGGGAACCAGATCCTTCAGGAAGCAGAAGCTGCTTTCAAACCAAGGAAGAGATCCTGCAGTACTGCCAGGAG GTGTACTCAGACTTCCAGATAACAAATGTGGTGGAAGCCAATCAACCAGTGAGTATCGACaactggtgcaaaaaaggcaagAAGAACTGCAAGGGACACAGCCACATAGTTCTACCTTACAAGTGTCTGG TGGGTGACTTTGTCAGTGATGTTCTTCTAGTTCCTGAGAAATGCAAGTTCTTCCATAAGGAGAGGAATGACGTGTGCGAGAGCCACCAACATTGGCAGAACGTCGCCCGGGAG GCTTGCATGACTGAGGTCATGGTCCTCCATAGTTATGGGATGCTGCTTCCATGTGCCGTTGACCAGTTCCGTGGCACAGAATATGTCTGCTGCCCACAGGCTAAAAAGATAGAGGAACCTCTTTCCaaggatgatgatgaggatgacgaagaggaggaagaagaggaggaggaagatgactaTAACTCTTACAAAAG TGAATTCCCaactgaagctgatgtagaggactTCACCACTGCAGTGGAGGAAGATGATGATGAGGAAGAGGAAGTGGAGGATGAAGACGACGTTGTGGAAGATCGTGATTATTATTATGACAACTACAAGGAAGAGGATTACAATGATGAAACAACCACAGAGCCAAGCAATGGCAAAGCTCTCTCTGACAAGGAGATCATCACTGATGTGAAAG TTCCCACTACACCTGCTCCAGTGGATGATGTGGACATTTACCTAGAGACTCCAGCAGATGACAATGAGCATGCACGCTTCCAAAAGGCAAAAGAACAGCTTGAGGTTCGACACCGCAACAGAATGGACCGG GCCAAAAAGGAATGGGAGGATGCTGAGCGCCAGGCAAAGAACCTGCCAAAGGCTGAGAAGCAAACGTTAATGCAG CATTATCAGGCTACTGTCAAGGCTCTGGAGAAGGAGGCCGCCCATGAAAAGCAGCAGCTGGTGGAGACTCACTTGGAGCGTGTGGAGGCCATGCTGAATGATAAACGTCGTGTTGCTCTGGAGAACTATCTGTCCGCCCTGCAGGCTGAGTCCCCTCGT CCTCACCGTATTCTTCAAGCACTAAAGAGATACGTTAGAGCTGAAAACAAGGACAGACTGCATACCATCCGGCACTATCAACATGTCCTAACTGTGGACCCTGAAAAAGCTGCACAGATGAAATCCCAG GTAATGACCCATCTCCGTGTGATTGAGGAACGCATGAACCAGAGCCTGTCTCTTCTCTACAAAGTCCCATATGTGGCTGATCAGATTCAGGATGAAATAG ATGAATTATTCCAGGAACAGCGCTGGGACATGGACCAGTTCACCTCCTCCTTCTCAGAGTCCCAGGGAGATGTACGTGTTAGTTCAGAGGAGAGTGACGAGACACCAGTAAGAGAGGGAAAACCCTTCCGACCTATGCAGGTCAAGACCTTCCCAGCAATCTCAGAATCTGAAG AATCAGCACGGGACTACCTTCCAGTGAGAAAAG GCTCTGGCATGGCTGACAACAAGCCACTTATTGGTGCCGAGGAGAAGATCCTGAACAGTAAAGCTGATAAGAAAGTG GACTCTGATGGATCTCTCCGCACTGAGTTAAGTTTCAGCAGCAACACTTTAATTGGTCTCCTGGTCATCGCTGTGGCAATTGCTACCATTATTGTCATCAGTCTGGTTCTGCTGAGGAAGAGACAGTATGGAACAATCAGCCATGGAATTGTAGAG gtgGATCCCATGTTAACCCCTGAAGAACGTCACTTGAACAAGATGCAGAATCACGGCTATGAGAACCCCACCTACAAATACCTGGAGCAGATGCAGATCTAA
- the APLP2 gene encoding amyloid beta precursor like protein 2 isoform X6, with product MAPFPALCAVLAAIIVPSLAGYIEALAANAAAGFAVSEPQVAMFCGKLNMHVNVQTGKWEPDPSGSRSCFQTKEEILQYCQEVYSDFQITNVVEANQPVSIDNWCKKGKKNCKGHSHIVLPYKCLVGDFVSDVLLVPEKCKFFHKERNDVCESHQHWQNVAREACMTEVMVLHSYGMLLPCAVDQFRGTEYVCCPQAKKIEEPLSKDDDEDDEEEEEEEEEDDYNSYKSEFPTEADVEDFTTAVEEDDDEEEEVEDEDDVVEDRDYYYDNYKEEDYNDETTTEPSNGKALSDKEIITDVKVPTTPAPVDDVDIYLETPADDNEHARFQKAKEQLEVRHRNRMDRAKKEWEDAERQAKNLPKAEKQTLMQHYQATVKALEKEAAHEKQQLVETHLERVEAMLNDKRRVALENYLSALQAESPRPHRILQALKRYVRAENKDRLHTIRHYQHVLTVDPEKAAQMKSQVMTHLRVIEERMNQSLSLLYKVPYVADQIQDEIDELFQEQRWDMDQFTSSFSESQGDVRVSSEESDETPVREGKPFRPMQVKTFPAISESEGSGMADNKPLIGAEEKILNSKADKKVVIDETLDVKEMIFNAERVSGLVDEPDSDGSLRTELSFSSNTLIGLLVIAVAIATIIVISLVLLRKRQYGTISHGIVEVDPMLTPEERHLNKMQNHGYENPTYKYLEQMQI from the exons GCCTTGGCTGCTAATGCTGCAGCTGGGTTTGCGGTTTCCGAGCCACAAGTAGCGATGTTTTGTGGAAAATTAAACATGCATGTGAACGTTCAGACTGGAAAATGGGAACCAGATCCTTCAGGAAGCAGAAGCTGCTTTCAAACCAAGGAAGAGATCCTGCAGTACTGCCAGGAG GTGTACTCAGACTTCCAGATAACAAATGTGGTGGAAGCCAATCAACCAGTGAGTATCGACaactggtgcaaaaaaggcaagAAGAACTGCAAGGGACACAGCCACATAGTTCTACCTTACAAGTGTCTGG TGGGTGACTTTGTCAGTGATGTTCTTCTAGTTCCTGAGAAATGCAAGTTCTTCCATAAGGAGAGGAATGACGTGTGCGAGAGCCACCAACATTGGCAGAACGTCGCCCGGGAG GCTTGCATGACTGAGGTCATGGTCCTCCATAGTTATGGGATGCTGCTTCCATGTGCCGTTGACCAGTTCCGTGGCACAGAATATGTCTGCTGCCCACAGGCTAAAAAGATAGAGGAACCTCTTTCCaaggatgatgatgaggatgacgaagaggaggaagaagaggaggaggaagatgactaTAACTCTTACAAAAG TGAATTCCCaactgaagctgatgtagaggactTCACCACTGCAGTGGAGGAAGATGATGATGAGGAAGAGGAAGTGGAGGATGAAGACGACGTTGTGGAAGATCGTGATTATTATTATGACAACTACAAGGAAGAGGATTACAATGATGAAACAACCACAGAGCCAAGCAATGGCAAAGCTCTCTCTGACAAGGAGATCATCACTGATGTGAAAG TTCCCACTACACCTGCTCCAGTGGATGATGTGGACATTTACCTAGAGACTCCAGCAGATGACAATGAGCATGCACGCTTCCAAAAGGCAAAAGAACAGCTTGAGGTTCGACACCGCAACAGAATGGACCGG GCCAAAAAGGAATGGGAGGATGCTGAGCGCCAGGCAAAGAACCTGCCAAAGGCTGAGAAGCAAACGTTAATGCAG CATTATCAGGCTACTGTCAAGGCTCTGGAGAAGGAGGCCGCCCATGAAAAGCAGCAGCTGGTGGAGACTCACTTGGAGCGTGTGGAGGCCATGCTGAATGATAAACGTCGTGTTGCTCTGGAGAACTATCTGTCCGCCCTGCAGGCTGAGTCCCCTCGT CCTCACCGTATTCTTCAAGCACTAAAGAGATACGTTAGAGCTGAAAACAAGGACAGACTGCATACCATCCGGCACTATCAACATGTCCTAACTGTGGACCCTGAAAAAGCTGCACAGATGAAATCCCAG GTAATGACCCATCTCCGTGTGATTGAGGAACGCATGAACCAGAGCCTGTCTCTTCTCTACAAAGTCCCATATGTGGCTGATCAGATTCAGGATGAAATAG ATGAATTATTCCAGGAACAGCGCTGGGACATGGACCAGTTCACCTCCTCCTTCTCAGAGTCCCAGGGAGATGTACGTGTTAGTTCAGAGGAGAGTGACGAGACACCAGTAAGAGAGGGAAAACCCTTCCGACCTATGCAGGTCAAGACCTTCCCAGCAATCTCAGAATCTGAAG GCTCTGGCATGGCTGACAACAAGCCACTTATTGGTGCCGAGGAGAAGATCCTGAACAGTAAAGCTGATAAGAAAGTG GTCATTGATGAGACCCTGGATGTGAAGGAAATGATTTTCAATGCAGAAAGAGTCAGTGGACTTGTGGATGAGCCG GACTCTGATGGATCTCTCCGCACTGAGTTAAGTTTCAGCAGCAACACTTTAATTGGTCTCCTGGTCATCGCTGTGGCAATTGCTACCATTATTGTCATCAGTCTGGTTCTGCTGAGGAAGAGACAGTATGGAACAATCAGCCATGGAATTGTAGAG gtgGATCCCATGTTAACCCCTGAAGAACGTCACTTGAACAAGATGCAGAATCACGGCTATGAGAACCCCACCTACAAATACCTGGAGCAGATGCAGATCTAA